CTGAAGGGCCGTCTGCGCGACTTGTGCATTCAGGGGGGACGAAGCGACAGCCTGATTCGCATTCCGTGCCAGGAGCTCGAGGCTTGGTATCTGGGAGACCTGGAGATCTTGGCCGAGGCGTTCTCGGATCGCTCACTCGCCTCTCTCGAGCGAAGAGCGAAGTTTCGCGACCCGGACGTCCTCCAGAACCCGGCGAGAGAGCTGCGAGCACTGGTGCCCGAGTTTCAGAAGATCTCCGCGGCACGCCTCCTGGGAGGGAGGCTGCGGCCGGAAGCGAATCGCTCGAGGAGCTTTCAGGTCTTTCTTTCCGGTGTGCGGCGCCTGGCGGGCGCTCCAGAAGGGTAGGGACGCACGGACGCGAGCGGCTTGCCGCTCGATTCCGAGGAGGAGCGGAGGCCATGGCGATCACGAATCACGAGCGCGTCGGCAGGACCTTGGAGCTTCTGAAGGACGGCCTCCTGCCGTTCGTCGAGCG
This genomic window from Holophagales bacterium contains:
- a CDS encoding DUF4276 family protein, which produces MKALLEGLLPRVLPGVEFLCIPHEGKRDLQRSIPRKLRAWREPGVRFVVVQDNDGSDCRVLKGRLRDLCIQGGRSDSLIRIPCQELEAWYLGDLEILAEAFSDRSLASLERRAKFRDPDVLQNPARELRALVPEFQKISAARLLGGRLRPEANRSRSFQVFLSGVRRLAGAPEG